The following proteins are co-located in the Acidobacteriota bacterium genome:
- a CDS encoding cytochrome c — protein MRNLISKVVLMLLFSVGMATLVANLYPASQPAPAQSSGQAPARSTELDSQLDPYQRSGQIYYHKLMGKSGVERGQHIYYLKCWICHNEYAIESDPKNAAPTLVGLYKRPQMRSGKPTNDENVKAKIGDGGPGMPSYRHTLNDTDLADLLMYLREKCCWDADKPPVNPAYKAN, from the coding sequence ATGCGGAATTTAATTTCGAAGGTAGTACTGATGCTCCTCTTCTCAGTAGGGATGGCGACCCTCGTTGCGAACCTATATCCGGCAAGCCAGCCGGCGCCGGCCCAGTCGTCTGGACAGGCTCCCGCCCGTAGCACTGAGTTGGATTCACAATTGGACCCCTACCAGCGTTCTGGTCAGATTTACTATCACAAGTTGATGGGTAAGAGCGGCGTCGAGCGCGGCCAGCACATATATTATCTGAAGTGCTGGATTTGCCACAATGAATACGCGATTGAGTCCGATCCCAAGAATGCCGCCCCGACGCTCGTGGGCCTTTACAAACGTCCGCAGATGCGCTCCGGCAAGCCCACCAATGACGAGAATGTGAAGGCTAAAATTGGCGACGGCGGGCCTGGAATGCCCTCTTACCGCCACACCCTTAACGACACCGATCTGGCCGACCTGCTTATGTACCTCCGCGAAAAATGCTGCTGGGATGCGGATAAGCCGCCGGTCAATCCCGCATACAAAGCCAATTAA